Proteins from one Deltaproteobacteria bacterium genomic window:
- a CDS encoding alpha/beta fold hydrolase: MVLGTGAACRGGGGGGDPDAGVEDGGGSDGGTVEGWRWKACPLHTDDIWGKQAECAMIPVPLDWADPEGPSIEIFVKRLKTEGTSRGQLWLLQGGPGGSGAVYEVFQEQFAQIDGNWDTYAIDHRGVGKSARLGCPQEAATANKPFGLAPEDFEACLASLQAEWGEDLAHFNITNAAKDLEHLIAETRAPGEQVFLYGASYGTTWAHRYLQLDPEPIDGVILDSLAINIFFTDFDAYFNQVGEDFLALCTADTDCNTKVGGDAWGAVGLALDAIEAGSCSELGLDRKHARWFFAELLMNVATRDLIPAIAHRIQRCEAGDVAAIEQLRGVLAGFMPDYLRELDSRSLGLNIIASEFWPLYPTDAHHLQWAATDLPVLILQGDLDPQTPHWVA; the protein is encoded by the coding sequence TTGGTTCTCGGGACGGGTGCGGCCTGTCGCGGCGGCGGCGGCGGTGGTGACCCCGACGCCGGCGTCGAGGACGGCGGTGGCAGCGACGGCGGCACCGTCGAGGGCTGGCGGTGGAAGGCCTGCCCCCTCCACACCGACGACATCTGGGGCAAGCAGGCCGAGTGCGCGATGATCCCGGTGCCGCTGGACTGGGCCGACCCCGAGGGACCCTCGATCGAGATCTTCGTCAAGCGGCTGAAGACCGAGGGCACGAGCAGGGGCCAGCTCTGGCTCCTCCAGGGCGGACCCGGCGGCTCGGGCGCGGTCTACGAGGTCTTCCAGGAGCAGTTCGCGCAGATCGACGGCAACTGGGACACCTACGCCATCGACCACCGGGGCGTGGGCAAGTCGGCCCGCCTCGGCTGCCCCCAGGAGGCCGCCACCGCGAACAAGCCCTTCGGCCTCGCGCCCGAGGACTTCGAGGCCTGCCTCGCCTCTCTCCAGGCCGAGTGGGGCGAGGACCTCGCCCACTTCAACATCACCAACGCCGCGAAGGACCTCGAGCACCTCATCGCCGAGACCCGCGCCCCGGGCGAGCAGGTCTTCCTCTACGGCGCCTCCTACGGGACGACCTGGGCCCACCGCTACCTGCAGCTCGATCCGGAGCCGATCGACGGGGTGATCCTCGACTCCCTGGCGATCAACATCTTCTTCACCGACTTCGACGCCTACTTCAACCAGGTCGGCGAGGACTTCCTCGCCCTCTGCACCGCCGACACCGACTGCAACACCAAGGTCGGCGGCGACGCCTGGGGGGCCGTGGGCCTGGCCCTCGACGCCATCGAGGCCGGGAGCTGCTCCGAGCTGGGCCTCGATCGCAAGCACGCCCGCTGGTTCTTCGCCGAGCTGCTGATGAACGTCGCCACCCGCGACCTCATCCCGGCGATCGCCCACCGCATCCAGCGCTGCGAGGCCGGCGACGTCGCGGCCATCGAGCAGCTGCGCGGGGTGCTGGCCGGCTTCATGCCCGACTACCTGCGCGAGCTCGACTCCCGCTCGCTGGGCCTGAACATCATCGCCTCCGAGTTCTGGCCCCTCTACCCCACCGACGCCCACCACCTGCAGTGGGCCGCGACCGACCTGCCGGTCCTCATCCTCCAGGGTGACCTGGATCCCCAGACCCCCCACTGGGTGGCCTAG